The Megalops cyprinoides isolate fMegCyp1 chromosome 22, fMegCyp1.pri, whole genome shotgun sequence genome contains a region encoding:
- the LOC118769779 gene encoding ETS-related transcription factor Elf-2-like isoform X1, with amino-acid sequence MTSVVLVDGGGSVVEYVTAVEDPPQEEGQGEEEYPAVIVEPVPSARVEQCFAAQVLVYDDETYLMQDVAEEQEVETEVVETVEASVHGSSIHCSDKTIEAAEALLHMDSPTSLRGDRSPVEVFVPPGVTTPEFIHAAMRPDVITETVVEVSTEESEPMEVCRVLEAPESEPAKRKKAGRKPKTHQSAVSNGSPDLGIKKKPREGKGNTTYLWEFLLDLLQDKNTCPRYIKWTQREKGIFKLVDSKAVSKLWGKHKNKPDMNYETMGRALRYYYQRGILAKVEGQRLVYQFKEMPKNIVVIDEEKAEPGAEELLSAEKTYERVPPSSETLLTAPELAKGPGILRGAGGRALVHPVPAKGKNAQSAAGVPRVVTITSAASQDGSQPLQQQSHATIIPTAAGPRTVRVAMQVPVVMTTSLGQKISTVAVQSGSSPLLTNTSPVATGGTVPKVLIQTIPTVVPATAENGDKITVQLAKIITIPAAQLAQCQLQAKPGAAGGSGISLVGAPLAVRALAPVSVAPGAQVVRLAVPAQQPQQSAQTAGHATARVVIQRPDAKQDGAAPAPAAAKAQPEQDVKAPEALRSETVTVVVKTESEC; translated from the exons ATGACCTCTGTGGTGCTTGTTGATGGCGGAGGATCGGTGGTGGAGTACGTCACTGCTGTGGAGGATCCGCCACAG gaggaggggcagggggaggaggagtaCCCGGCGGTGATCGTGGAGCCCGTGCCCAGCGCCCGCGTGGAGCAGTGCTTCGCCGCCCAGGTGCTGGTGTACGACGACGAGACCTACCTGATGCAGGACGTGGcggaggagcaggaggtggagaCGGAGGTGGTGGAGACAG TGGAGGCCTCGGTCCATGGCAGCAGCATCCACTGCTCGGACAAGACGATCGAGGCGGCCGAGGCCCTGCTCCACATGGACTCTCCCACCAGCCTGAGGGGTGACCGCAGCCCAG tggaGGTGTTCGTCCCACCCGGCGTGACCACGCCCGAGTTCATCCACGCCGCCATGCGGCCGGACGTGATCACGGAGACGGTGGTGGAGGTGTCGACGGAGGAGAGCGAGCCCATGGAGGTGTGCCGGGTCCTGGAGGCCCCCGAGAGCGAGCCGGCCAAGAGGAAGAAAG CGGGACGGAAGCCCAAGACGCATCAGTCGGCGGTGTCCAACGGCTCCCCTGATCTGGGCATAAAGAAGAAACCCAGGGAAGGCAAGG GTAACACCACGTACCTGTGGGAGTTCCTGCTGGACCTTCTCCAGGACAAGAACACCTGTCCCAGGTACATCAAGTGGACGCAGCGAGAGAAGGGTATCTTCAAGCTGGTGGACTCCAAGGCTGTGTCTAAGCTGTGGGGCAAGCACAAGAACAAGCCAGACATGAACTATGAGACCATGGGCCGAGCGCTAAG ATATTATTACCAAAGAGGTATCCTGGCCAAGGTGGAGGGGCAGCGCCTGGTCTACCAGTTCAAAGAGATGCCCAAGAACATCGTGGTGATCGACGAGGAGAAGGCGGAGCCGGGCGCCGAGGAGCTCCTGAGCGCCGAGAAGACGTACGAGCGCGTGCCCCCCTCCTCCGAGACCCTGCTGACCGCGCCCGAGCTGGCCAAGGGCCCCGGGATCCTGCGGGGCGCCGGCGGCCGCGCCCTCGTCCACCCGGTCCCCGCCAAGGGCAAGAACGCCCAGTCGGCGGCGGGCGTCCCGCGGGTGGTGACCATCACCAGCGCGGCGTCGCAGGACGGCTCGCAGCCTCTGCAACAGCAGTCCCACGCCACCATCATCCCCACGGCGGCCGGGCCCAG GACGGTGCGGGTGGCCATGCAGGTGCCGGTCGTCATGACGACGTCGCTGGGCCAGAAGATCTCCACGGTGGCGGTGCAGTCGGGCAGCTCGCCCCTCCTCACCAACACGAGCCCCGTGGCCACGGGCGGCACCGTGCCCAAGGTGCTCATCCAGACCATCCCCACGGTGGTGCCGGCCACGGCGGAGAACGGCGACAAGATCACCGTGCAGCTGGCCAAGATCATCACCATCCCCGCCGCCCAGCTGGCGCAGTGCCAGCTGCAGGCCAAGCCCGGGGCGGCCGGCGGCTCCGGCATCAGCCTGGTGGGGGCGCCGCTGGCCGTGCGGGCGCTGGCCCCCGTGTCGGTGGCGCCGGGCGCCCAGGTGGTGAGGCTGGCGGTGCCGGCGCAGCAGCCGCAGCAGAGCGCGCAGACGGCCGGACACGCCACGGCGCGCGTCGTCATCCAGCGGCCCGACGCCAAGCAGGACGgcgccgcccccgcccccgccgcaGCCAAAGCGCAGCCCGAGCAGGACGTTAAAGCCCCAGAGGCCCTCAGATCAGAGACCGTCACCGTGGTGGTGAAAACCGAGTCGGAGTGCTGA
- the LOC118769779 gene encoding ETS-related transcription factor Elf-2-like isoform X2, with translation MATSLHEGPANQLDLLIRAVEASVHGSSIHCSDKTIEAAEALLHMDSPTSLRGDRSPVEVFVPPGVTTPEFIHAAMRPDVITETVVEVSTEESEPMEVCRVLEAPESEPAKRKKAGRKPKTHQSAVSNGSPDLGIKKKPREGKGNTTYLWEFLLDLLQDKNTCPRYIKWTQREKGIFKLVDSKAVSKLWGKHKNKPDMNYETMGRALRYYYQRGILAKVEGQRLVYQFKEMPKNIVVIDEEKAEPGAEELLSAEKTYERVPPSSETLLTAPELAKGPGILRGAGGRALVHPVPAKGKNAQSAAGVPRVVTITSAASQDGSQPLQQQSHATIIPTAAGPRTVRVAMQVPVVMTTSLGQKISTVAVQSGSSPLLTNTSPVATGGTVPKVLIQTIPTVVPATAENGDKITVQLAKIITIPAAQLAQCQLQAKPGAAGGSGISLVGAPLAVRALAPVSVAPGAQVVRLAVPAQQPQQSAQTAGHATARVVIQRPDAKQDGAAPAPAAAKAQPEQDVKAPEALRSETVTVVVKTESEC, from the exons ATGGCGACTTCACTGCATGAGGGTCCCGCTAACCAGCTTGATCTGCTCATCAGAGCTG TGGAGGCCTCGGTCCATGGCAGCAGCATCCACTGCTCGGACAAGACGATCGAGGCGGCCGAGGCCCTGCTCCACATGGACTCTCCCACCAGCCTGAGGGGTGACCGCAGCCCAG tggaGGTGTTCGTCCCACCCGGCGTGACCACGCCCGAGTTCATCCACGCCGCCATGCGGCCGGACGTGATCACGGAGACGGTGGTGGAGGTGTCGACGGAGGAGAGCGAGCCCATGGAGGTGTGCCGGGTCCTGGAGGCCCCCGAGAGCGAGCCGGCCAAGAGGAAGAAAG CGGGACGGAAGCCCAAGACGCATCAGTCGGCGGTGTCCAACGGCTCCCCTGATCTGGGCATAAAGAAGAAACCCAGGGAAGGCAAGG GTAACACCACGTACCTGTGGGAGTTCCTGCTGGACCTTCTCCAGGACAAGAACACCTGTCCCAGGTACATCAAGTGGACGCAGCGAGAGAAGGGTATCTTCAAGCTGGTGGACTCCAAGGCTGTGTCTAAGCTGTGGGGCAAGCACAAGAACAAGCCAGACATGAACTATGAGACCATGGGCCGAGCGCTAAG ATATTATTACCAAAGAGGTATCCTGGCCAAGGTGGAGGGGCAGCGCCTGGTCTACCAGTTCAAAGAGATGCCCAAGAACATCGTGGTGATCGACGAGGAGAAGGCGGAGCCGGGCGCCGAGGAGCTCCTGAGCGCCGAGAAGACGTACGAGCGCGTGCCCCCCTCCTCCGAGACCCTGCTGACCGCGCCCGAGCTGGCCAAGGGCCCCGGGATCCTGCGGGGCGCCGGCGGCCGCGCCCTCGTCCACCCGGTCCCCGCCAAGGGCAAGAACGCCCAGTCGGCGGCGGGCGTCCCGCGGGTGGTGACCATCACCAGCGCGGCGTCGCAGGACGGCTCGCAGCCTCTGCAACAGCAGTCCCACGCCACCATCATCCCCACGGCGGCCGGGCCCAG GACGGTGCGGGTGGCCATGCAGGTGCCGGTCGTCATGACGACGTCGCTGGGCCAGAAGATCTCCACGGTGGCGGTGCAGTCGGGCAGCTCGCCCCTCCTCACCAACACGAGCCCCGTGGCCACGGGCGGCACCGTGCCCAAGGTGCTCATCCAGACCATCCCCACGGTGGTGCCGGCCACGGCGGAGAACGGCGACAAGATCACCGTGCAGCTGGCCAAGATCATCACCATCCCCGCCGCCCAGCTGGCGCAGTGCCAGCTGCAGGCCAAGCCCGGGGCGGCCGGCGGCTCCGGCATCAGCCTGGTGGGGGCGCCGCTGGCCGTGCGGGCGCTGGCCCCCGTGTCGGTGGCGCCGGGCGCCCAGGTGGTGAGGCTGGCGGTGCCGGCGCAGCAGCCGCAGCAGAGCGCGCAGACGGCCGGACACGCCACGGCGCGCGTCGTCATCCAGCGGCCCGACGCCAAGCAGGACGgcgccgcccccgcccccgccgcaGCCAAAGCGCAGCCCGAGCAGGACGTTAAAGCCCCAGAGGCCCTCAGATCAGAGACCGTCACCGTGGTGGTGAAAACCGAGTCGGAGTGCTGA
- the LOC118769428 gene encoding nocturnin-like isoform X3, whose protein sequence is MEVMVCSMGSSTSRLYSALAQTLSSAPTARAAACPEEEEEEEVDVEPCSPDDLLKECEEVLRNRPARLHRSFIFPKDPAPQNRPIRVMQWNVLAQALGEGKDSFVQCPLEALNWAERKYLILEEILTYRPDVLCLQEVDHYFDTFQPVLRSLGYHGTFCPKPWSPCLDVECNNGPDGCALFFSRDRFELLDSASVRLAAAMLKTNQVAIVQKLRDRATGRPLCVAVTHLKARSGWERLRSAQGSDLLQNLQVATGGHAGMPLLVCGDFNAEPSEDVYRRFASSSLGLDSAYKQLSADGQTEPPYTTWKIRPSGEVCHTLDYIWYSRCALSVNAVLDFPTAEQIGPNRLPSYNYPSDHLSLVCDFSFLDEPDRLM, encoded by the exons ATGGAAGTCATGG TGTGTTCCATgggcagcagcaccagcaggcTGTACAGTGCCCTGGCCCAGACGCTCAGCAGCGCCCCCACGGCCCGGGCCGCAGCCTGcccggaggaggaggaggaggaggaggtcgaCGTGGAGCCCTGCAGCCCCGACGACCTCCTGAAGGAGTGCGAGGAGGTGCTGCGCAACCGGCCCGCCCGGCTACACCGCAGCTTCATCTTCCCCAAGGACCCCGCCCCCCAGAACCGCCCCATCCGGGTCATGCAGTGGAACGTTCTCGCTCAAG CTCTGGGTGAGGGCAAGGACAGCTTCGTGCAGTGCCCGCTGGAGGCCCTGAACTGGGCCGAGCGCAAGTACCTCATCCTGGAGGAGATCCTGACCTACCGGCCAGACGTGCTGTGCCTGCAGGAGGTGGACCACTACTTCGACACCTTCCAGCCCGTGCTGCGCAGCCTGGGCTACCACGGCACCTTCTGCCCCAAGCCCTGGTCACCCTGCCTGGACGTGGAGTGCAACAACGGACCCGACGGCTGCGCCCTCTTCTTCAGCCGGGATCGCTTCGAGCTGCTAGACAGCGCCAGCGTGCGGCTGGCGGCAGCCATGCTGAAGACCAACCAGGTGGCCATCGTGCAGAAGCTGCGGGACCGGGCGACAGGCCGCCCGCTCTGCGTGGCCGTGACCCACCTGAAGGCCCGCAGCGGCTGGGAGCGTCTGCGCAGCGCCCAGGGCTCGGACCTCCTGCAGAACCTGCAGGTGGCCACCGGGGGGCACGCTGGCATGCCGCTGCTGGTCTGCGGCGACTTCAACGCTGAGCCCAGCGAGGACGTGTACCGGCGTTTCGCCTCCTCCAGCCTGGGCCTGGACAGCGCCTACAAGCAGCTGAGCGCCGACGGGCAGACGGAGCCGCCCTACACCACCTGGAAGATCCGGCCCTCCGGGGAGGTCTGCCACACGCTGGACTACATCTGGTACTCGCGGTGCGCCCTGAGCGTGAACGCCGTGCTGGACTTCCCCACCGCCGAGCAGATCGGCCCGAACCGCCTGCCCTCCTACAACTACCCCTCCGACCACCTCTCGCTGGTCTGCGACTTCAGCTTCCTGGACGAGCCTGACAGACTCATGTAG
- the LOC118769428 gene encoding nocturnin-like isoform X4 codes for MGSSTSRLYSALAQTLSSAPTARAAACPEEEEEEEVDVEPCSPDDLLKECEEVLRNRPARLHRSFIFPKDPAPQNRPIRVMQWNVLAQALGEGKDSFVQCPLEALNWAERKYLILEEILTYRPDVLCLQEVDHYFDTFQPVLRSLGYHGTFCPKPWSPCLDVECNNGPDGCALFFSRDRFELLDSASVRLAAAMLKTNQVAIVQKLRDRATGRPLCVAVTHLKARSGWERLRSAQGSDLLQNLQVATGGHAGMPLLVCGDFNAEPSEDVYRRFASSSLGLDSAYKQLSADGQTEPPYTTWKIRPSGEVCHTLDYIWYSRCALSVNAVLDFPTAEQIGPNRLPSYNYPSDHLSLVCDFSFLDEPDRLM; via the exons ATgggcagcagcaccagcaggcTGTACAGTGCCCTGGCCCAGACGCTCAGCAGCGCCCCCACGGCCCGGGCCGCAGCCTGcccggaggaggaggaggaggaggaggtcgaCGTGGAGCCCTGCAGCCCCGACGACCTCCTGAAGGAGTGCGAGGAGGTGCTGCGCAACCGGCCCGCCCGGCTACACCGCAGCTTCATCTTCCCCAAGGACCCCGCCCCCCAGAACCGCCCCATCCGGGTCATGCAGTGGAACGTTCTCGCTCAAG CTCTGGGTGAGGGCAAGGACAGCTTCGTGCAGTGCCCGCTGGAGGCCCTGAACTGGGCCGAGCGCAAGTACCTCATCCTGGAGGAGATCCTGACCTACCGGCCAGACGTGCTGTGCCTGCAGGAGGTGGACCACTACTTCGACACCTTCCAGCCCGTGCTGCGCAGCCTGGGCTACCACGGCACCTTCTGCCCCAAGCCCTGGTCACCCTGCCTGGACGTGGAGTGCAACAACGGACCCGACGGCTGCGCCCTCTTCTTCAGCCGGGATCGCTTCGAGCTGCTAGACAGCGCCAGCGTGCGGCTGGCGGCAGCCATGCTGAAGACCAACCAGGTGGCCATCGTGCAGAAGCTGCGGGACCGGGCGACAGGCCGCCCGCTCTGCGTGGCCGTGACCCACCTGAAGGCCCGCAGCGGCTGGGAGCGTCTGCGCAGCGCCCAGGGCTCGGACCTCCTGCAGAACCTGCAGGTGGCCACCGGGGGGCACGCTGGCATGCCGCTGCTGGTCTGCGGCGACTTCAACGCTGAGCCCAGCGAGGACGTGTACCGGCGTTTCGCCTCCTCCAGCCTGGGCCTGGACAGCGCCTACAAGCAGCTGAGCGCCGACGGGCAGACGGAGCCGCCCTACACCACCTGGAAGATCCGGCCCTCCGGGGAGGTCTGCCACACGCTGGACTACATCTGGTACTCGCGGTGCGCCCTGAGCGTGAACGCCGTGCTGGACTTCCCCACCGCCGAGCAGATCGGCCCGAACCGCCTGCCCTCCTACAACTACCCCTCCGACCACCTCTCGCTGGTCTGCGACTTCAGCTTCCTGGACGAGCCTGACAGACTCATGTAG
- the LOC118769428 gene encoding nocturnin-like isoform X2: MLITSYYNVCSMGSSTSRLYSALAQTLSSAPTARAAACPEEEEEEEVDVEPCSPDDLLKECEEVLRNRPARLHRSFIFPKDPAPQNRPIRVMQWNVLAQALGEGKDSFVQCPLEALNWAERKYLILEEILTYRPDVLCLQEVDHYFDTFQPVLRSLGYHGTFCPKPWSPCLDVECNNGPDGCALFFSRDRFELLDSASVRLAAAMLKTNQVAIVQKLRDRATGRPLCVAVTHLKARSGWERLRSAQGSDLLQNLQVATGGHAGMPLLVCGDFNAEPSEDVYRRFASSSLGLDSAYKQLSADGQTEPPYTTWKIRPSGEVCHTLDYIWYSRCALSVNAVLDFPTAEQIGPNRLPSYNYPSDHLSLVCDFSFLDEPDRLM, translated from the exons TGTGTTCCATgggcagcagcaccagcaggcTGTACAGTGCCCTGGCCCAGACGCTCAGCAGCGCCCCCACGGCCCGGGCCGCAGCCTGcccggaggaggaggaggaggaggaggtcgaCGTGGAGCCCTGCAGCCCCGACGACCTCCTGAAGGAGTGCGAGGAGGTGCTGCGCAACCGGCCCGCCCGGCTACACCGCAGCTTCATCTTCCCCAAGGACCCCGCCCCCCAGAACCGCCCCATCCGGGTCATGCAGTGGAACGTTCTCGCTCAAG CTCTGGGTGAGGGCAAGGACAGCTTCGTGCAGTGCCCGCTGGAGGCCCTGAACTGGGCCGAGCGCAAGTACCTCATCCTGGAGGAGATCCTGACCTACCGGCCAGACGTGCTGTGCCTGCAGGAGGTGGACCACTACTTCGACACCTTCCAGCCCGTGCTGCGCAGCCTGGGCTACCACGGCACCTTCTGCCCCAAGCCCTGGTCACCCTGCCTGGACGTGGAGTGCAACAACGGACCCGACGGCTGCGCCCTCTTCTTCAGCCGGGATCGCTTCGAGCTGCTAGACAGCGCCAGCGTGCGGCTGGCGGCAGCCATGCTGAAGACCAACCAGGTGGCCATCGTGCAGAAGCTGCGGGACCGGGCGACAGGCCGCCCGCTCTGCGTGGCCGTGACCCACCTGAAGGCCCGCAGCGGCTGGGAGCGTCTGCGCAGCGCCCAGGGCTCGGACCTCCTGCAGAACCTGCAGGTGGCCACCGGGGGGCACGCTGGCATGCCGCTGCTGGTCTGCGGCGACTTCAACGCTGAGCCCAGCGAGGACGTGTACCGGCGTTTCGCCTCCTCCAGCCTGGGCCTGGACAGCGCCTACAAGCAGCTGAGCGCCGACGGGCAGACGGAGCCGCCCTACACCACCTGGAAGATCCGGCCCTCCGGGGAGGTCTGCCACACGCTGGACTACATCTGGTACTCGCGGTGCGCCCTGAGCGTGAACGCCGTGCTGGACTTCCCCACCGCCGAGCAGATCGGCCCGAACCGCCTGCCCTCCTACAACTACCCCTCCGACCACCTCTCGCTGGTCTGCGACTTCAGCTTCCTGGACGAGCCTGACAGACTCATGTAG